In Chitinophaga sp. HK235, a single window of DNA contains:
- the recD gene encoding exodeoxyribonuclease V subunit alpha, with protein sequence MRNITTLNDVHQQFAEYFEVPVLKPYAYLLSKKLSEGHICLDLDSISEEQDNLPGFYQIAENGAAPLAAIPLVGKDGNDSQPFVLFQNRLYLQRYYRYETNFLQHINDFFTAEKALQSDRIALLRQQQELVKQLFATTGQLREGDDPADWQLAAAITGVLNNFTIITGGPGTGKTTTVAKLLAILYATDPALKVALAAPTGKAAARMAESLRNTTIPVSPDIAARFQELSPSTIHRLLKSIKNSPYFRYNKKNPLTYDVVIIDECSMIDVALFAKLLDAIHPQTRLILLGDKDQLASVEAGSLFGDLCQAQEKLNTFSGERLQLINGFITDDSRKISSAQEEQHSTHPLFQHLVELRRSHRFTGHTGIGKFSKAVIQNNQPAIRSFFPAGADSQVVIDQTNSAALFEDFIAGYESFINETDTRTALRKLNDQRVLVAIREGAQGLYAINRDIERYLHDNGKIRVNAEFYENRPIILTRNYYEHGLFNGDTGIIRPDENGVLMAWFEDSNGELKGVLPGYLTLAETAFAMTIHKSQGSEFGKVLVILPDAADVPILTRELLYTAVSRARNKVYVQGSAEVILAAAERFVARASGIAARFIAQAGNDQTGN encoded by the coding sequence ATGCGGAATATAACTACCCTCAATGATGTTCACCAGCAGTTTGCCGAGTACTTCGAAGTACCGGTCCTGAAGCCGTATGCTTACCTGCTGTCTAAAAAACTCAGTGAAGGGCATATCTGCCTGGACCTCGACAGTATCAGTGAAGAACAGGACAACCTTCCCGGTTTCTATCAGATCGCGGAAAACGGTGCTGCCCCACTGGCAGCCATCCCGCTGGTAGGTAAAGACGGAAACGATTCCCAGCCTTTTGTACTGTTTCAAAACAGACTGTACCTGCAACGGTACTACCGCTACGAAACCAACTTCCTGCAACATATCAACGATTTTTTTACTGCAGAAAAAGCACTGCAGTCCGATAGGATTGCCCTCCTCAGACAACAGCAGGAACTGGTAAAGCAATTGTTTGCCACCACCGGTCAGCTTCGCGAAGGCGACGATCCGGCCGACTGGCAGCTGGCTGCAGCCATCACCGGAGTACTCAACAACTTCACCATCATCACCGGCGGGCCCGGTACCGGTAAAACCACTACTGTGGCCAAATTGCTGGCCATCCTGTATGCCACCGATCCCGCCCTGAAAGTAGCCTTGGCTGCACCTACCGGTAAAGCCGCCGCCAGGATGGCTGAAAGTCTGCGTAACACCACCATCCCGGTAAGCCCCGACATCGCGGCCCGATTCCAGGAACTGAGCCCTTCCACTATACACCGGCTGCTCAAATCCATCAAAAACAGTCCGTACTTCCGGTACAACAAAAAAAATCCGCTCACCTATGATGTAGTCATCATCGATGAGTGTTCCATGATAGACGTGGCCCTGTTCGCCAAACTGCTGGATGCCATTCATCCGCAGACACGCCTGATACTGCTCGGAGATAAAGACCAGCTGGCCTCTGTAGAAGCAGGAAGCCTTTTCGGCGACCTCTGCCAGGCGCAGGAGAAACTAAATACATTCTCCGGAGAAAGATTACAGCTCATCAACGGGTTCATTACCGACGACAGCCGTAAAATTTCATCAGCACAGGAAGAACAACATTCCACACACCCGCTGTTCCAACACCTCGTGGAGCTGCGGCGCAGTCACCGTTTCACCGGCCATACCGGTATCGGTAAATTCAGTAAAGCGGTCATACAAAACAATCAGCCGGCCATCCGGAGCTTCTTTCCGGCCGGTGCCGACAGTCAGGTAGTGATCGATCAGACTAATTCGGCAGCACTGTTTGAAGATTTTATCGCCGGATATGAATCTTTTATCAACGAAACGGATACCCGCACCGCCCTTCGCAAACTCAACGATCAGCGTGTACTCGTGGCCATCCGTGAAGGTGCTCAAGGCCTCTACGCCATCAACCGGGATATCGAAAGATACCTGCATGATAACGGCAAAATCAGGGTCAATGCTGAATTCTACGAAAACCGGCCCATCATCCTTACCCGTAACTATTATGAGCACGGGCTGTTCAACGGGGACACCGGCATTATCCGGCCCGATGAAAACGGGGTGCTGATGGCCTGGTTTGAAGACAGCAACGGAGAGTTGAAAGGTGTACTGCCCGGTTATCTGACACTGGCGGAAACAGCTTTCGCCATGACCATCCACAAAAGCCAGGGCTCCGAGTTCGGGAAGGTGCTGGTGATATTGCCGGACGCAGCAGATGTACCCATCCTGACGCGGGAGCTGTTGTATACCGCTGTCAGCCGCGCCCGTAACAAAGTATATGTGCAAGGCTCCGCAGAAGTAATCCTGGCAGCTGCAGAACGTTTTGTGGCCAGGGCTTCCGGCATTGCGGCCAGATTCATTGCCCAGGCTGGCAATGACCAAACAGGAAATTAA
- a CDS encoding YwbE family protein, with amino-acid sequence MHGRNRNDIYPGLEVAIILKKDQRTGKRTYGIVQDILTSAPYHSRGIKVRLEDGQVGRVDEINVTEED; translated from the coding sequence ATGCACGGACGTAACCGAAACGATATATACCCAGGCCTGGAAGTAGCGATCATTCTCAAAAAAGACCAGCGTACCGGCAAGCGTACCTATGGTATTGTACAGGATATCCTCACCTCGGCACCCTACCATTCCCGCGGCATCAAAGTAAGGCTGGAAGACGGACAGGTAGGCAGAGTAGACGAAATCAATGTCACAGAAGAAGACTGA
- a CDS encoding slipin family protein, translating to MKRVIINAYEIGLVFKRGVYQRMLTEGNYWLFSEQVEVYNINQPFNAPVELNILLQDKSLADSLQVIEVKETEIVLMYQNGLLKQVLTTGRYTFWKSVIEYKFVKADTSKINITEKIDRATLNHKLVQPYVRTITVENYEKAVLLIDGKYEMILSQGVYYWWKNDISITVSKVDIRQRQLEINGQEILTKDKAALRINAWAQYKVNDIEKAVLENKDYEKQLYVLFQLALREYIAGLGFDELLEKKDTLSGFILDAVSKGAEDLGTAVTSFGIRDIILPGDVKDIMNQVLVAEKKAQANIIMRREETASTRSLLNTAKLMEDNPMLFKLKEMEYVEKIAEKINNISVSGNGVLIDQLRQIFISK from the coding sequence ATGAAAAGAGTAATCATCAATGCGTACGAAATCGGGCTCGTCTTCAAAAGAGGCGTATACCAGCGCATGCTTACCGAAGGAAACTACTGGCTCTTCAGTGAACAGGTAGAAGTGTATAACATCAATCAGCCTTTCAACGCACCGGTAGAACTCAACATCCTCCTGCAGGATAAGTCCCTGGCGGATTCCCTGCAGGTCATCGAGGTAAAAGAAACAGAAATCGTGCTGATGTATCAGAATGGTTTGCTGAAACAAGTACTGACAACCGGAAGATATACTTTCTGGAAAAGTGTGATCGAATACAAATTCGTGAAAGCAGATACCAGCAAAATAAACATCACCGAAAAAATAGACAGGGCCACCCTGAACCACAAACTGGTGCAGCCTTACGTAAGGACCATCACCGTGGAAAACTACGAAAAGGCCGTGCTTCTGATCGATGGTAAATACGAGATGATACTGTCTCAGGGTGTGTATTACTGGTGGAAAAATGATATCTCCATTACGGTCAGCAAGGTAGATATCAGACAGCGGCAGCTGGAGATCAACGGACAGGAAATCCTGACCAAAGACAAGGCTGCACTGCGGATCAACGCCTGGGCGCAGTACAAGGTGAATGATATCGAAAAAGCAGTACTGGAAAACAAAGACTACGAAAAACAACTGTACGTCCTGTTTCAGCTGGCACTGCGGGAATACATCGCCGGCCTTGGCTTCGATGAATTGCTGGAGAAAAAAGATACCCTGTCCGGATTCATTCTGGATGCAGTGAGCAAAGGCGCGGAAGACCTCGGTACTGCCGTTACCTCCTTCGGTATCAGGGATATCATCCTTCCCGGCGATGTAAAAGACATCATGAACCAGGTGCTGGTAGCGGAGAAAAAAGCGCAGGCCAACATCATCATGAGAAGGGAAGAAACCGCCAGCACCAGAAGCCTGCTCAATACAGCCAAACTGATGGAAGATAATCCCATGCTGTTTAAGCTGAAAGAAATGGAATATGTGGAGAAAATAGCAGAGAAGATCAACAACATCAGCGTTTCCGGCAACGGTGTGCTGATTGATCAGCTCCGGCAGATCTTCATCAGCAAATAG
- a CDS encoding helix-turn-helix transcriptional regulator produces MSGKIFNRIKAVLAEKQKTNKWLAETLDMNINTVSKWCTNKIQPTIETLFAIAEALNVEARELLVERKKS; encoded by the coding sequence ATGAGTGGCAAAATATTTAACCGGATAAAAGCAGTCCTGGCCGAAAAACAAAAAACTAATAAATGGCTGGCAGAAACGCTCGACATGAACATTAACACCGTCTCCAAATGGTGTACAAATAAAATACAGCCTACCATTGAAACACTTTTCGCCATCGCCGAAGCGCTCAATGTTGAAGCAAGGGAATTACTGGTGGAACGAAAGAAATCCTAG
- a CDS encoding MrcB family domain-containing protein, with product MLQELFSEFISIYPGEKNSVKNGGNRSYGHLRSTKILTEILPKALQEASGLSTEQYLSKGSVGKGIMAEVPHLSILDKTITTSPEEGYYIVYLFDSRMTKFYLVLLQGWTQFENAHGPRIGKRIILKNKRALQEQFSPITNFSTKEIDLLAERTRTKGYRWGTVFSQVYFIDEMPTDQMIINDLQKMVGVYSTMKEVIGPSIVNITIPTEEDFQDAIQDLPPATLPDGPIAKPSQQPIIPTKWPRSERIASKALLNANYKCEVDNRHQTFKSGKTKKPFVEAHHLIPISLQDGFRYSIDVPENIIALCPNCHRAFHHGENAHKKDLVKRFFQERKINLHFRGIEIDEKTLIDTYIKDDYFDE from the coding sequence ATGTTGCAAGAACTATTCTCAGAATTTATCAGCATCTATCCCGGCGAAAAAAATAGTGTCAAAAATGGAGGTAATAGGTCATATGGCCATCTTCGCTCCACTAAAATATTAACAGAAATTCTTCCTAAAGCACTACAGGAAGCTTCTGGTCTTTCTACTGAACAATATCTGTCTAAAGGTTCAGTAGGTAAGGGGATCATGGCGGAAGTCCCACACTTATCTATTCTCGATAAAACTATTACCACCTCTCCGGAAGAAGGTTATTACATCGTTTATCTCTTCGATTCGCGCATGACAAAGTTTTATCTGGTCTTGTTGCAAGGCTGGACTCAGTTTGAAAATGCGCATGGTCCGAGAATAGGTAAAAGAATCATCCTGAAAAACAAACGCGCGCTACAAGAGCAATTCAGCCCTATTACTAACTTCTCGACTAAGGAAATCGATCTATTAGCAGAAAGAACACGCACGAAAGGGTATAGATGGGGAACTGTTTTTAGTCAGGTTTATTTCATAGATGAAATGCCCACTGACCAGATGATAATAAACGACCTACAGAAAATGGTCGGGGTATATAGCACCATGAAAGAAGTCATTGGACCTTCTATTGTTAACATCACCATCCCTACAGAAGAGGATTTTCAAGATGCCATTCAAGATCTTCCTCCCGCAACATTACCTGATGGACCAATCGCCAAACCATCCCAACAACCCATAATACCCACCAAATGGCCGCGTAGCGAACGTATTGCTTCCAAAGCATTATTGAATGCTAACTATAAATGTGAAGTAGATAATCGACACCAAACTTTTAAATCAGGGAAAACTAAAAAACCTTTTGTAGAAGCGCATCATCTTATCCCTATCTCATTACAAGATGGGTTCCGATACAGCATTGATGTTCCAGAAAACATCATCGCCCTCTGTCCTAATTGCCATAGGGCTTTTCATCATGGAGAAAATGCTCATAAAAAAGACCTTGTCAAAAGATTCTTTCAAGAGCGAAAAATTAATTTACACTTTCGAGGTATTGAAATAGACGAAAAAACACTCATCGACACTTATATCAAAGACGATTATTTTGATGAATAA
- a CDS encoding ABC transporter ATP-binding protein, which produces MNKYGTKHKKRARAAEDRLTFQERLAALRNIPAFFRMVWQTSPGLTIANILLRIAQSAMPVSLLYVGKMIIDEVVLISKDQIHPTPQLLWQLVALEFGLAILSDALSRAITLMDSLLGDLVANHTSVKLMEHAASLDLDQFEDSEFYDKLERARQQTIGRTILLSQVLSQVQDLITMGFLAAGLIVFNPWLILLLLVAVIPAFLNESHFNHLHYRLTWGQTSDRRELDYIRYLGASDETAKEVKVFNLSDFLIQRFRVISDKFYNDKKDLESRHAIWGTFFALLGSAGYYTAYIIIILQTISGGLSIGSLAFLAGSFRQLRTTFQGILIRFSSVTQGAMYLRDLFEFFEIQPRMTSPKHPRPFPHPIGQGFTFEDVGFKYHNSDKWAIRHLNFTLHAGEKLALVGENGAGKTTLVKLLARLYDPAEGRILLDGVDLREYDLNELRTQVGVIFQDYQRYQMTVAQNIAVGNIDQGHNLSLIQDAARQSLAEPLIEKMPLGYEQMLGRRFNQGIDLSGGEWQKIALARAYMKDAQLLILDEPTSALDARAEYNVFLRFADLTKDKTAVLISHRFSTVRMANRILVLEKGQLAEIGSHEQLLEQKGKYAELFELQAAGYK; this is translated from the coding sequence ATGAATAAGTATGGCACTAAACATAAGAAACGAGCACGGGCAGCAGAAGACAGATTAACTTTTCAGGAACGGCTGGCCGCCCTGCGTAATATCCCCGCCTTTTTCAGAATGGTATGGCAAACCAGCCCCGGATTAACGATTGCCAATATCCTGTTGCGTATCGCACAGTCTGCCATGCCGGTATCACTGTTGTATGTAGGTAAGATGATCATTGACGAAGTAGTGCTTATCTCCAAAGATCAAATCCACCCAACCCCGCAGCTGCTGTGGCAGCTGGTAGCCCTCGAATTCGGACTCGCCATACTTTCCGACGCCCTTAGCAGAGCCATCACACTCATGGACAGCCTGCTGGGAGATCTGGTAGCCAACCATACCTCCGTAAAACTCATGGAGCATGCCGCCTCGCTGGATCTTGATCAATTTGAAGATTCAGAATTTTACGATAAACTGGAACGGGCCCGGCAGCAAACCATTGGCCGGACAATCCTGCTTTCGCAAGTCCTCAGTCAGGTGCAGGACCTGATCACCATGGGCTTTCTGGCCGCCGGGCTGATAGTATTCAATCCCTGGCTGATATTACTGTTGCTGGTGGCGGTTATCCCCGCCTTTCTGAACGAATCGCACTTTAACCACCTGCATTACCGCCTTACCTGGGGGCAGACTTCCGACCGGCGGGAACTGGACTATATACGCTACCTGGGCGCTAGCGACGAAACAGCCAAAGAGGTGAAGGTATTTAACCTGTCGGATTTTCTTATTCAGCGCTTCCGTGTGATATCCGACAAGTTTTATAATGATAAAAAGGACCTGGAATCGAGACATGCCATCTGGGGCACCTTCTTCGCCTTACTGGGCAGTGCCGGTTATTATACAGCCTATATCATCATCATCCTGCAAACGATCAGTGGCGGGCTTTCTATCGGTAGTCTCGCTTTCCTTGCCGGCTCCTTCCGGCAGCTGCGTACTACCTTCCAGGGTATTCTGATACGTTTCTCCAGTGTCACACAGGGCGCCATGTACCTCAGAGACCTCTTCGAGTTTTTCGAGATACAACCCCGGATGACTTCTCCCAAACATCCCCGGCCTTTTCCTCACCCGATCGGGCAGGGATTCACTTTTGAAGATGTAGGTTTTAAATATCACAACTCCGATAAATGGGCTATCCGTCACCTTAACTTCACCCTGCATGCCGGCGAAAAGCTCGCGCTGGTAGGGGAGAACGGTGCCGGTAAAACGACCCTTGTCAAACTACTCGCACGTCTATACGATCCGGCGGAAGGACGTATCCTTCTCGATGGTGTAGACCTCCGTGAGTACGATCTCAACGAACTTCGTACGCAGGTAGGCGTTATCTTCCAGGATTACCAGCGCTACCAGATGACGGTAGCCCAGAATATCGCCGTCGGCAACATCGATCAGGGACATAACCTTTCGTTGATACAGGATGCGGCCCGTCAAAGTCTGGCTGAACCGCTCATCGAAAAAATGCCCCTCGGATATGAGCAGATGCTCGGCCGTCGCTTCAATCAGGGTATTGACCTCTCCGGCGGTGAATGGCAGAAAATAGCCCTGGCACGTGCGTATATGAAAGATGCACAGCTCCTCATTCTCGATGAACCCACTTCTGCACTCGATGCTCGTGCTGAGTACAACGTATTCCTCCGCTTCGCCGACCTGACAAAAGATAAGACTGCCGTGTTGATATCACACCGGTTCTCTACCGTGCGTATGGCTAATCGTATACTCGTGCTCGAAAAAGGTCAACTGGCAGAGATAGGCAGTCATGAGCAACTACTGGAACAGAAAGGGAAATATGCGGAGTTGTTTGAGTTGCAGGCGGCAGGGTATAAGTGA
- a CDS encoding glycosyltransferase family 87 protein, translating into MKYIAAREKRNLLTYLGEKEWLIMFLWFGLAFVGAITEISRGNINNFLIFKNVFFHLIHQQPLYIEYPQEYYDVNLYGPVFSVVIAPFAGLETRLGALLWALTGAGVLYYAIRQLPLNRIQQNIILLLCTQELMGASGWFQMNQFVGAFIILTFASIVKGKDMWAAFFIVLGTLTKIYGIVGLAFFFFSSNPKRLIAGLFLWGGILFALPMLISSPQYVINCYFEWYAALAHKNTLNEAVTTIFQDISAGGFIKRVFHIPWLSNTYVLIPAMIIFLAQYIMLPYRYNSRYRLYILCSVLMFPVLFSTSSESPTYIIAIPAICIWYVMQPSTRANNIFLFFAILLVSFSHSDVVTPWVRKNLAVPYALKALPCLVLWLMIAYEIFTKKFLVKPPKPEEAAPVLEPVAQA; encoded by the coding sequence ATGAAGTACATAGCTGCGCGGGAGAAAAGGAACCTGCTGACGTATTTAGGAGAAAAGGAATGGTTGATCATGTTCCTTTGGTTTGGGTTGGCATTTGTTGGAGCCATCACGGAAATCTCTAGAGGGAATATCAATAACTTCCTCATTTTCAAGAATGTATTCTTCCATCTGATACATCAGCAACCGTTATATATCGAATATCCGCAGGAATACTACGATGTAAACCTGTACGGTCCGGTTTTCAGTGTTGTCATAGCTCCTTTTGCGGGGCTGGAGACAAGACTGGGCGCTTTACTGTGGGCACTCACCGGTGCCGGGGTATTGTATTATGCTATCCGGCAGCTACCGCTTAACCGTATTCAGCAAAATATTATCCTCCTGCTCTGCACCCAGGAACTGATGGGAGCCAGCGGGTGGTTTCAGATGAACCAGTTTGTTGGGGCATTCATCATCCTTACCTTCGCTTCCATTGTCAAAGGAAAGGATATGTGGGCAGCGTTTTTTATTGTACTCGGCACGCTCACAAAGATCTACGGGATTGTAGGACTGGCCTTCTTCTTTTTCAGTAGTAATCCCAAACGCCTGATAGCTGGGCTTTTCCTGTGGGGAGGAATTTTGTTTGCATTACCGATGCTGATTTCCAGCCCTCAGTATGTGATTAACTGTTATTTTGAATGGTATGCTGCCCTGGCACATAAGAATACCCTGAACGAAGCCGTGACAACCATTTTCCAGGATATTTCTGCCGGAGGTTTTATCAAAAGAGTATTTCATATTCCCTGGCTGAGCAATACCTATGTGCTGATACCAGCTATGATCATCTTCCTGGCTCAGTATATCATGCTGCCTTACCGTTATAACTCCCGTTACCGTTTATATATTTTGTGCTCTGTGCTGATGTTCCCGGTACTGTTTAGTACCAGCTCAGAATCACCTACCTACATTATTGCCATCCCGGCTATTTGTATCTGGTACGTGATGCAGCCGTCTACCCGGGCCAATAATATATTTCTGTTTTTTGCCATACTGCTGGTAAGTTTCTCTCACTCCGATGTGGTAACCCCCTGGGTGAGGAAAAATCTTGCGGTGCCTTATGCACTGAAGGCCTTGCCTTGCTTGGTGTTATGGCTGATGATCGCGTATGAAATCTTTACTAAAAAGTTCCTGGTGAAACCACCTAAGCCTGAGGAAGCTGCCCCTGTACTGGAGCCGGTAGCCCAGGCATAA
- a CDS encoding GH92 family glycosyl hydrolase, with product MNMGFRIGGALTLSAMMLNSIEADAQKKPAKGFSESRSVAAVDPYIGSGGHGHVFVGASVPYGAVQVGPTNIVKGWDWCSGYHYSDSVVIGFSQMHLSGTGIGDLGDVLIMPYTGNVRTNRGTQDNPTSGYGSHYSHTREKARPGYYAVKLDDYNIDVELTATERVALHKYTFPKNEPSNIIIDLKEGIGWDGPVETYIHQIDDYTLEGYRFSKGWSEDQRVWFTIKSSVPVKQFMVFEGETKNEGKSLKGKNVKGVISFAKSPGQVMLKVGISPVSSANALANINAEMPGWDFTKVVNSANAKWDKELSKVNIQTKDEATRRVFYTALYHTMIDPALFNDHNGSFRGTDKKVYPNPGFDNYSVFSLWDIYRSAAPLATILHPEKVNSFVNSMLTIHKHQGKLPVWPLMGSETNCMVGYHAVPVIADAYLKGFSGFNAEEALEAMKATSMRDDLGVKYVKERGYIPADKEYESVSKALEYAIDDWCIAAMAKKMGKQEDYEYYKKRASYYKNYFDSTMKFVRPRLSDGSFKTPYDPFNSIHEKGDFTEGNGWQYTWLVPHDVEGLIGLMGGDEAFTRKLDSLFTAKGDMGVQASNDISGLIGMYAHGNEPSHHVTYMYAFAGNQWKTAEKVRQVMKDFYFDQPEGLAGNEDCGAMSSWYVFSSLGFYPVNPANGVYVMGSPLFDKATLKLQGGKSFTVQTVNNSSENIYIQSITLNGKPYTKSFITHKDLLKGGTMVVTMGNKPNYNFGKNIADRPANNL from the coding sequence ATGAACATGGGATTTAGGATCGGTGGCGCGCTGACCCTGTCGGCCATGATGCTCAACAGCATTGAAGCCGATGCACAGAAAAAGCCCGCCAAAGGCTTCAGCGAAAGCAGATCGGTAGCAGCGGTAGACCCGTACATCGGCTCAGGTGGTCATGGACACGTATTTGTAGGTGCCAGCGTGCCCTACGGCGCGGTTCAGGTAGGACCTACCAACATCGTTAAAGGTTGGGACTGGTGCTCCGGATACCACTACTCCGACAGTGTTGTAATCGGCTTCTCCCAGATGCACCTCAGCGGCACCGGTATCGGCGACCTGGGCGATGTGCTGATCATGCCTTATACCGGTAACGTCCGTACCAACCGTGGTACACAGGACAATCCGACTTCCGGCTACGGCTCCCATTATTCTCATACCCGCGAAAAAGCCCGTCCCGGTTATTACGCGGTAAAACTGGACGACTACAACATCGACGTAGAACTGACCGCTACTGAAAGAGTAGCCCTGCATAAATACACCTTCCCTAAAAACGAACCATCCAATATCATCATCGACCTGAAAGAAGGTATCGGCTGGGACGGCCCGGTAGAAACATACATCCACCAGATAGACGACTACACGCTGGAAGGTTACCGTTTCTCCAAAGGCTGGTCTGAAGACCAACGGGTATGGTTTACCATCAAGTCTTCTGTGCCGGTAAAACAGTTTATGGTCTTCGAAGGAGAAACTAAAAATGAAGGCAAATCCCTGAAAGGCAAAAACGTGAAAGGCGTTATCTCCTTTGCTAAATCCCCCGGACAGGTAATGTTAAAAGTAGGTATCTCCCCCGTGAGCAGTGCCAATGCGCTGGCTAACATCAACGCAGAAATGCCGGGCTGGGATTTTACCAAAGTTGTCAACAGCGCCAACGCCAAATGGGACAAAGAACTGTCTAAAGTAAATATCCAGACTAAAGACGAAGCTACCCGCCGTGTATTCTACACCGCCCTCTATCACACCATGATAGACCCTGCGCTGTTCAATGACCACAACGGCAGCTTCCGCGGCACCGATAAAAAAGTATACCCTAATCCGGGCTTCGATAATTACTCCGTTTTCTCCCTCTGGGACATCTACCGCTCTGCGGCTCCCCTGGCCACTATCCTGCATCCTGAAAAAGTGAACAGCTTCGTGAACTCCATGCTCACCATTCACAAACATCAGGGTAAACTGCCGGTATGGCCACTCATGGGCAGCGAAACCAACTGTATGGTGGGGTACCACGCAGTACCGGTGATTGCAGATGCTTACCTGAAAGGATTCTCCGGATTCAACGCTGAAGAAGCTTTGGAAGCCATGAAAGCTACTTCCATGCGTGACGACCTGGGCGTTAAATATGTGAAGGAAAGAGGATACATTCCCGCCGATAAGGAATATGAATCTGTATCCAAAGCGCTGGAATATGCCATTGACGACTGGTGCATTGCCGCCATGGCCAAAAAGATGGGCAAGCAGGAAGACTACGAATACTATAAAAAACGTGCTTCCTACTACAAAAACTATTTCGACAGCACCATGAAATTTGTACGTCCCCGTCTGAGTGATGGCAGTTTCAAAACACCATATGATCCGTTCAACTCCATCCACGAAAAAGGTGACTTCACCGAAGGTAACGGCTGGCAGTATACCTGGCTGGTGCCTCACGACGTAGAAGGACTGATAGGCCTGATGGGTGGCGATGAAGCTTTTACCCGTAAACTCGACAGCCTTTTCACCGCTAAAGGTGATATGGGTGTGCAGGCTTCCAATGATATCTCCGGTCTTATTGGTATGTACGCGCATGGCAACGAACCTAGCCACCACGTTACCTATATGTATGCTTTCGCGGGCAACCAGTGGAAGACTGCAGAAAAAGTAAGACAGGTGATGAAGGATTTTTATTTCGACCAGCCTGAAGGCCTCGCAGGTAACGAAGACTGTGGCGCAATGTCATCCTGGTACGTGTTTTCTTCCCTGGGCTTCTACCCTGTTAACCCCGCCAACGGTGTTTACGTAATGGGTAGCCCCCTGTTTGATAAAGCCACCCTGAAACTGCAGGGCGGTAAATCATTTACTGTACAAACAGTCAATAACAGCAGCGAAAATATCTACATTCAAAGTATTACACTTAACGGAAAACCCTATACGAAAAGTTTTATCACTCACAAGGACCTGTTGAAAGGTGGTACAATGGTAGTAACGATGGGTAACAAACCGAATTACAACTTTGGTAAAAATATAGCAGACAGACCTGCGAATAATTTATAG